The stretch of DNA CTGCAGACCCGCAGGCCCATGCTGCCTGCAGAAGCCGCTCCCAGTGCAGACCTTGAAAGTGTGCTGGGTCCCCTCAGGGCCATCCGCGAGGCGCTGGGCAAGTACGGCCAGGAGTCTTTTGGTCGTTACATCGTTTCCATGAGCGAGAGTGTCTCTGACTTCCTGGAAGTGCTGATCCTGTCGCGTGAAATTGGTGTGCGGGTGCTGCCTGTGCCCCTTTTCGAGACCCTGGAAGACCTGCAGAATGCCCCCAAGATCATGCGCGAGGTGCTCTCCAACGGAGAATACCGCAAGATCCTGGCAGACGACGTGCAGGAAATCATGCTGGGCTACTCAGATTCCAACAAAGATGCGGGTTTCCTGGCTGCAAACTGGGCTTTGCATGAAGCCCAGCGCCTGATCTCTGATGTGTGCCGCGAAGCCGGAGTGCCCTGGCGTTTCTTCCATGGACGCGGGACCTCCATTGGCCGTGGTGGCGGCCCCATGGCCCGCGCCATCCTGGGTCAGCCTGCCGGAACCATCGGAACCGGACTGCGCATCACCGAGCAGGGCGAAGCGCTGGCAGACAAGTACTCCCACCCCAAGATTGCGTTCAGAAACCTGGAGCAGGGCATGTATGGTCTGCTGCTCTCTGCAGCCAAACCTGTGCAGGATTTGCCTGAAAACTGGGTCAAGGCCATGCAGGGGGCTTCCAAAGTCAGCCAGAAAACCTACCGTGAACTGGTGGAGCACCCTGACTTCCTGGAATTCTTTGAACTGGTGACCCCCATCCGGGAGATTGCCCGCCTGAACATCGCCTCCCGTCCGGTGCGCCGTCCCGGCCCAGCCACCCTGCACAACCTGCGGGCCATCCCCTGGGTGATGGCCTGGACCCAGAACCGCGCCAACGTTCCCGGCTGGTACGGTCTGCTGGAAGGTTTAAAGACCATGGATCTGGAGGTCGCCCGTGACATGTACCAGAACTGGCCTTTCTTCAGAAGTGTGCTGGACAACGCCCAGATGAGCCTTGCCAAGACCGACATGATGGTCTTCCAGGCTTACCTGAACCTGGCACCCCACCTCCCTGAACTGGGCCAGAAGATCCAGCAGGCCCACCAGGAAGCCCTGGAACTGGTCCGTCAGGTGGTGCAAGGGGAGATCATGGACAACGAGCCCAACCTCAGAAAGTCCATCCTGCTGCGCAACCCTTACATCGAACCCATCCACAGACTGCAGGTGGAATTGCTCAAGCGTTTCCGCAGCCTGCCCCCGGAAAGCATGGAAGGCAGCGCTCTGGAACGTTCCCTGCTGCTCTCTATTCAGGGGATTGCTGCTGGAGTGCGCAACACGGGCTGATTTCAGAAGCAACTCCAGAAACATTCTGCGGGGCCATGTGCCCCGTTTTTTTGTGGCCT from Deinococcus roseus encodes:
- a CDS encoding phosphoenolpyruvate carboxylase, which encodes MRTINQDVNTLGRALGTVLKEQQGERFFELVEKVRTRSIELRENGEDTSELQGFFKDLNLLDAESLVRAFSMYFQLINLAEEYERVRKIENSDGPHKQSLEKAFTALKEQGMKAEDVIALVEGLHLGLTFTAHPTEMRRRTVRFHLDKIARDLPKLDDVQAQERVTAHVEALWGTLELRHVRPTVRDEVKGGLNYIEVIGAVLPALENEFRSAFERVYGKQAKLRLPYHFYSWMGGDRDGNPFVTPEVTRETLALHADRAREMLRADIREAFSALSHHQTRVEAPREYKAEEPWREVLQAIHNNESMRGDQVLDQIRHLEKALEQSFQKRSAQVFLQPVITRTRTFGTHLVSLDIREHSGKTGAAVAELLTYAGVPNYQDLPEEAKVNVLRKELQTRRPMLPAEAAPSADLESVLGPLRAIREALGKYGQESFGRYIVSMSESVSDFLEVLILSREIGVRVLPVPLFETLEDLQNAPKIMREVLSNGEYRKILADDVQEIMLGYSDSNKDAGFLAANWALHEAQRLISDVCREAGVPWRFFHGRGTSIGRGGGPMARAILGQPAGTIGTGLRITEQGEALADKYSHPKIAFRNLEQGMYGLLLSAAKPVQDLPENWVKAMQGASKVSQKTYRELVEHPDFLEFFELVTPIREIARLNIASRPVRRPGPATLHNLRAIPWVMAWTQNRANVPGWYGLLEGLKTMDLEVARDMYQNWPFFRSVLDNAQMSLAKTDMMVFQAYLNLAPHLPELGQKIQQAHQEALELVRQVVQGEIMDNEPNLRKSILLRNPYIEPIHRLQVELLKRFRSLPPESMEGSALERSLLLSIQGIAAGVRNTG